The Corylus avellana chromosome ca8, CavTom2PMs-1.0 genome has a segment encoding these proteins:
- the LOC132189511 gene encoding uncharacterized protein LOC132189511, with translation MIPSKKTAKTSSSSALPSTDPPPFDVSTSTAQECLIALCGEDHSTEAMESILSHRPEIMLSSQSLHHYKTALLCDSTSGRLKCLNDAIESSRQECLIALCGEDHSTEAVEFILSHPEIMRSSQSLLHYKTALLCDSTTGRLKCLNDAVESSRQALALSPNSISFALFHAVLRFQLARNDAGSYDAVVQECDHALLIQNPTEPGYKVPVQASRLEKIREVIVELAEKSKCRIIVLEGGNRRDKWKRLVEDNSLVKVKAEFEGAQLKKWGIPGRRAPPDFDLLAKKKNIKKHKEFESNDVATISRVRAFWNDKMSVKEKRKLLRIGIEDLKVYFDKNKFRMAKKLLTEAIDYTKAKKIWRFWACSYCEDRVLDPDIEKHLMGHIPTLSISDSCQSLLPDGAPEWAIHMVKNGIWKPVELISASATTASTADWPNYVEDSERAEMIKRIRAKLQLFTGRKCLVCSTLDALQNLIIELLQKNHNIPKSVIMDLWLHETPQLICSLEAPELNLVLQLLEGLEKACALHCLGDIISEEDVRGNNWFWGNTRESVFFSSDLSALLFDVRFLRGETVEPDNGIAVLTSINAEDFCVADCDSDAFVSWLWTEGPTIGEQIKKWKSLRKASQRLGMKLLCSVDENRKRGYVSLLFKRWKELESKSEDDDGAAAELDIIWSIMKELEEVDFEIQMAIHRQKNRLAQKLYQLDVIIAATCAAMGQTGLKARMITMFDYRFALVPQLKSFMKAQLEDLANKDAAEISNPTSVPVVGSSEQQHPSQSGSAAPLPVRRFDFGPFAPPNCLSSFKNNLSRIILFEALPHLPSLSRSYSQNSESYAPADGKYELREVRRSGAAITSLQQDIDKAINLDSSTFPTSLDKEKSKMGEEEVLMRGFSPTL, from the exons ATGATTCCCTCCAAGAAAACGGCTAAAACATCTTCTTCCTCTGCTTTGCCATCCACCGATCCCCCACCGTTCGATGTGTCTACTTCGACGGCCCAAGAATGCCTTATTGCCCTCTGCGGTGAGGATCACAGCACCGAAGCCATGGAGTCCATCCTTTCCCACCGCCCGGAGATTATGCTCAGCAGCCAAAGCCTCCACCACTACAAAACGGCGTTGCTCTGCGACTCTACCTCCGGCAGACTCAAATGCCTCAACGACGCCATCGAGTCCTCACGCCAAGAATGCCTTATTGCCCTCTGCGGTGAGGATCACAGCACCGAAGCCGTGGAGTTCATCCTTTCCCACCCGGAGATTATGCGCAGCAGCCAAAGCCTCCTCCACTACAAAACGGCATTGCTCTGCGACTCGACTACCGGCAGACTCAAATGCCTCAACGACGCTGTCGAGTCCTCACGCCAAGCTCTAGCGCTTTCCCCGAACTCCATCTCCTTTGCACTCTTCCACGCCGTCTTGCGCTTCCAACTCGCCCGAAACGACGCCGGTTCGTACGATGCCGTGGTCCAGGAATGCGATCACGCGTTGCTGATCCAGAACCCGACGGAGCCAGGGTACAAAGTCCCGGTCCAGGCTTCGCGGCTTGAGAAGATCAGGGAGGTTATCGTGGAGCTGGCAGAGAAATCCAAGTGCCGGATCATCGTTCTTGAAGGTGGGAACAGGAGGGACAAATGGAAACGGCTCGTAGAGGATAATTCCCTGGTGAAGGTAAAGGCCGAGTTTGAGGGTGCCCAACTGAAAAAGTGGGGGATCCCAGGGCGGAGGGCGCCTCCGGATTTTGATCTGTtggcaaagaaaaagaatatcaaGAAACACAAGGAATTCGAGTCCAACGACGTCGCTACGATCAGTCGAGTCAGGGCGTTCTGGAACGACAAGATGAGTgtgaaagaaaagaggaagttGTTGAGAATCGGGATCGAAGATCTCAAAGTGTATTTCGATAAGAATAAGTTTCGAATGGCAAAGAAGCTTTTGACGGAAGCGATTGATTACACTAAGGCAAAGAAGATTTGGAGGTTTTGGGCGTGCTCTTACTGCGAAGACAGGGTTTTGGATCCAGATATCGAGAAGCATCTTATGGGTCATATACCTACTTTATCCATATCGGATAGTTGTCAATCTCTTTTGCCGGATGGAGCTCCCGAATGGGCAATTCATATGGTCAAAAACGGCATTTGGAAGCCAGTGGAATTGATTTCCGCCTCCGCCACCACCGCCAGTACTGCAGATTGGCCTAATTATGTTGAAGACAGTGAGCGGGCAGAAATGATAAAGAGAATTCGTGCGAAACTGCAATTGTTTACGGGTAGAAAATGTCTTGTTTGTAGCACTCTGGATGCGCTGCAGAACTTGATAATCGAATTGCTGCAAAAAAACCATAATATTCCTAAATCTGTGATTATGGATCTTTGGCTTCACGAAACACCCCAATTGATATGCTCTTTGGAAGCTCCGGAGCTCAATCTTGTTCTTCAGTTGTTGGAAGGTTTGGAAAAAGCTTGCGCTTTGCATTGTCTTGGTGATATCATTTCGGAGGAAGACGTTAGAGGCAATAACTGGTTTTGGGGCAACACTCGAGAGAGTGTTTTTTTCAGCAGTGACTTATCAGCTCTCCTTTTCGATGTCCGGTTCTTGCGAGGAGAGACTGTTGAGCCGGACAATGGAATTGCAGTGTTAACTTCAATTAATGCTGAAGATTTTTGTGTTGCTGATTGTGATAGTGATGCTTTTGTTTCTTGGCTATGGACGGAAGGTCCTACAATTGGGGAGCAAATAAAGAAATGGAAAAGTCTGAGAAAAGCTAGCCAACGTCTGGGAATGAAGTT GTTATGTAGTGTTGATGAAAATAGGAAAAGGGGTTATGTATCCCTCTTGTTCAAACGGTGGAAAGAGCTCGAGAGTAAGAGTGAGGATGATGATGGTGCTGCTGCTGAGTTGGATATCATATGGAGTATTATGAAGGAATTAGAAGAAGtagattttgaaattcaaatggCAATCCATAGGCAGAAAAATCGTCTGGCTCAAAAG CTTTACCAACTTGATGTTATAATCGCGGCGACTTGTGCTGCGATGGGGCAGACGGGGCTGAAAGCTAGGATGATAACTATGTTTGACTACCGGTTTGCTTTGGTGCCCCAATTGAAGTCATTCATGAAG GCGCAGCTGGAGGATCTGGCCAACAAAGATGCTGCAGAAATATCTAATCCCACCAGTGTGCCTGTTGTTGGTTCAAGTGAGCAGCAGCATCCGAGTCAATCCGGATCTGCAGCCCCCTTGCCTGTCAGACGCTTTGATTTTGGACCATTTGCTCCCCCTAACTGCCTGTCATCTTTCAAAAA TAATTTGAGCAGGATCATACTGTTTGAGGCACTTCCTCATCTGCCCTCCCTGTCAAGGAGCTACAGCCAAAACTCAGAGTCTTATG CTCCAGCTGATGGAAAGTATGAATTGAGAGAAGTGAGAAGGTCAGGAGCTGCTATTACTTCTCTTCAACAAGATATTGATAAGGCTATAAATCTGGATAGCTCTACTTTTCCTACATCTTTGGATAAGGAAAAGAGTAAAATGGGAGAAGAGGAGGTGTTGATGAGAGGGTTTTCCCCTACTTTATGA
- the LOC132189513 gene encoding uncharacterized protein LOC132189513 has protein sequence MIPSKKTAKTSSSSALPSTDPPPFDVSTSTAQECLIALCGEDHSTEALESILSHRPEIMLSSQSLHHYKTALLCDSTTGRLKCLNDAIASRQECLIALCGEDHSTEAVEFILSHPEIMLSSQSLLHYKTALLCDSTTGRLKCLNDAVESSRQALALSPNSISFALFHAVLRFQLARNDAGSYDAVVQECDHALLIENPTEPGYKVPVQASRLEKIREVIVELAEKSKCRIIVLEGGNRRDKWKRLVEDNSLVKVQAEFEGAQLKKWGIPGRRAPPDFDLLAKKKKIKKHKEFESNDVATISRVRAFWNDKMSVKEKRKLLRIGIEDLKVYFDKNKFRMAKKLLTEAIDYTKAKKIWRFWACSYCEDRVLDPVIEKHLMGHIPTLSISDSCQSLLPDGAPEWAIHMVKNGIWKPVESISASATTASTADWPNYVEDSERAEMIKRIRAKLQLFTGRKCLVCSTLDALQNLIIELLQKNHNIPKSVIMDLWLHQTPQLICSLEAPELNLVLQLLEGLEKACALHCLGDIISEEDVRGNNWFWGNTRESVFFSSDLSALLFDVRFLRGETVEPDNGIAVLTSINAEDFCVADCDSDAFVSWLWTEGPTIGEQIKKWKSLRKASQRLGMKLYKIVEDESRRLRRMCERKGEYLRYDTPLVSVDRLCSVDENRKRGYVSLLFKRWKELESKSEDDDGAAAELDIIWSVMKELEEVDFEIQMAIHRQKNRLAQKLYQLDVIIAATCAAMGQTRLKARMITMFDYRFALVPQLKSFMKAQLEDLANKDAAEISNPTSVPVVGSSEQQHPSQSGSAAPLPVRRFDFGPFAPPNCLSSFKNNLSRIILFEALPHLPSLSRSYSQNSESYAPADGKYELREVRRSGAAITSLQQDIDKAINLDSSTFPTSLDKEKSKMGEEEVLMRGFSPTL, from the exons ATGATTCCCTCCAAGAAAACGGCTAAAACATCTTCTTCCTCTGCTTTGCCATCCACCGATCCCCCACCGTTCGATGTGTCTACTTCGACGGCCCAAGAATGCCTTATTGCCCTCTGCGGTGAGGATCACAGCACCGAAGCCCTGGAGTCCATCCTTTCCCACCGCCCGGAGATTATGCTCAGCAGCCAAAGCCTCCACCACTACAAAACGGCGTTGCTCTGCGACTCTACCACCGGCAGACTCAAATGCCTCAACGACGCCATCGCCTCACGCCAAGAATGCCTTATTGCCCTCTGCGGTGAGGATCACAGCACCGAAGCCGTGGAGTTCATCCTTTCCCACCCGGAGATTATGCTCAGCAGCCAAAGCCTCCTCCACTACAAAACGGCATTGCTCTGCGACTCTACCACCGGCAGACTCAAATGCCTCAACGACGCTGTCGAGTCCTCACGCCAAGCTCTAGCGCTTTCCCCGAACTCCATCTCCTTTGCACTCTTCCACGCCGTCTTGCGCTTCCAACTCGCCCGAAACGACGCCGGTTCGTACGATGCCGTGGTCCAGGAATGCGATCACGCGTTGCTGATCGAGAACCCGACGGAGCCAGGGTACAAAGTCCCGGTCCAGGCTTCGCGGCTTGAGAAGATCAGGGAGGTTATCGTGGAGCTGGCAGAGAAATCCAAGTGCCGGATCATCGTTCTTGAAGGTGGGAACAGGAGGGACAAATGGAAACGGCTTGTAGAGGATAATTCCCTGGTGAAGGTACAGGCCGAGTTTGAGGGTGCCCAACTGAAAAAGTGGGGGATCCCAGGGCGGAGGGCGCCTCCGGATTTTGATCTGttggcaaagaaaaagaagatcaaGAAACACAAGGAATTCGAGTCCAACGACGTCGCTACGATCAGTCGAGTCAGGGCGTTCTGGAACGACAAGATGAGTgtgaaagaaaagaggaagttGTTGAGAATCGGGATCGAAGATCTCAAAGTGTATTTCGATAAGAATAAGTTTCGAATGGCAAAGAAGCTTTTGACGGAAGCGATTGATTACACTAAGGCAAAGAAGATTTGGAGGTTTTGGGCGTGCTCTTACTGCGAAGACAGGGTTTTGGATCCAGTTATCGAGAAGCATCTTATGGGTCATATACCTACTCTATCCATATCGGATAGTTGTCAATCTCTTTTGCCGGATGGAGCTCCCGAATGGGCAATTCATATGGTCAAAAACGGCATTTGGAAGCCAGTGGAATCGATTTCCGCCTCCGCCACCACCGCCAGTACTGCAGATTGGCCTAATTATGTTGAAGACAGTGAGCGGGCAGAAATGATAAAGAGAATTCGTGCGAAACTGCAATTGTTTACGGGTAGAAAATGTCTTGTTTGTAGCACTCTGGATGCGCTGCAGAACTTGATAATCGAATTGCTGCAAAAAAACCATAATATTCCTAAATCGGTGATTATGGATCTTTGGCTTCACCAAACGCCCCAATTGATATGCTCTTTGGAAGCTCCGGAGCTCAATCTTGTTCTTCAGTTGTTGGAAGGTTTGGAAAAAGCTTGCGCTTTGCATTGTCTTGGTGATATCATTTCGGAGGAAGACGTTAGAGGCAATAACTGGTTTTGGGGCAACACTCGAGAGAGTGTTTTTTTCAGCAGCGACTTATCAGCTCTCCTTTTCGATGTCCGGTTCTTGCGAGGAGAGACTGTTGAGCCGGACAATGGAATTGCAGTGTTAACTTCAATTAATGCTGAAGATTTTTGTGTTGCTGATTGTGATAGTGATGCTTTTGTTTCTTGGCTATGGACGGAAGGTCCTACAATTGGGGaacaaataaagaaatggaAAAGTCTGAGAAAAGCTAGCCAACGTCTGGGAATGAAGTTGTACAAGATCGTTGAAGATGAATCTCGTCGTTTGCGCCGAATGTGCGAAAGAAAAGGCGAGTATTTGAGATATGATACACCATTGGTGAGTGTTGATAGGTTATGTAGTGTTGATGAAAATAGGAAAAGGGGTTATGTATCCCTCTTGTTCAAACGGTGGAAAGAGCTCGAGAGTAAGAGTGAGGATGATGATGGTGCTGCTGCTGAGTTGGATATCATATGGAGTGTTATGAAGGAATTAGAAGAAGtagattttgaaattcaaatggCAATCCATAGGCAGAAAAATCGTCTGGCTCAAAag CTTTACCAACTTGATGTTATAATCGCGGCGACTTGTGCTGCCATGGGGCAGACGAGGCTGAAAGCTAGGATGATAACTATGTTTGACTACCGGTTTGCTTTGGTGCCCCAATTGAAGTCATTCATGAAG GCGCAGCTGGAGGATCTGGCCAACAAAGATGCTGCAGAAATATCTAATCCCACCAGTGTGCCTGTTGTTGGTTCAAGTGAGCAGCAGCATCCGAGTCAATCCGGATCTGCAGCCCCCTTGCCTGTCAGACGCTTTGATTTTGGACCATTTGCTCCTCCTAACTGCCTGTCATCTTTCAAAAA TAATTTGAGCAGGATCATACTGTTTGAGGCACTTCCTCATCTGCCCTCCCTGTCAAGGAGCTACAGCCAAAACTCAGAGTCTTATG CTCCAGCTGATGGAAAGTATGAATTGAGAGAAGTGAGAAGGTCAGGAGCTGCTATTACTTCTCTTCAACAAGATATTGATAAGGCTATAAATCTGGATAGCTCTACTTTTCCTACATCTTTGGATAAGGAAAAGAGTAAAATGGGAGAAGAGGAGGTGTTGATGAGAGGGTTTTCCCCTACTTTATGA
- the LOC132189515 gene encoding putative pentatricopeptide repeat-containing protein At1g12700, mitochondrial — translation MGTTAKSTNSLAFFFNHYSHLRVSFHTLNFYYYCRSFSSTSAKTTNSGRDIVESPNQFLKSVRDRCRSCSFWNLDDALGVFDRMLHMHPLPSIVDFNQLLTAITRMKHHSTVISLFKEMEQSGIAPDDYTSGILINCFCHLNRVDFGFSILARILKLGFEPDSIILTTLVKGLCIQGKIVEAVKLVNKMEKISFKPNIVTYGTIMNCLCKIGKTNEAIGLFRKMEERNLELNVVLYSTIIDSLCKDRLVTKALKFFSEMTNRGIKPDLFTYNSLIQGLCNFGRWKEATKLWNEMVERKIMPNVLTFNILVGTLGKEGKLIEAEEVFDVMIQRGIEPDVVTYNSLIDSYCLQNRMDEALNAFNMVVEKGCSPTVVSYNILIHGYCKNRRIDEAVNLFREMTNNGMIPNVVTYNTLIGGFCRVGRLQKSLELLHEMRGCGQHPDVQTYAILLDGLCKNLYFPVAMALFQEMEDKKLDLDIVIYNVLINGMCNVGKLSTARELFNTLPTKGFQANVRTYTIMIKGLCKEGLLNEARELFEKMEENGCQPNHITYNTIIQGFLQHNETSWVVKYIQMMVDKGFQANATTATILIDLLTTNQADQTLQDFFLKSV, via the coding sequence ATGGGTACCACTGCTAAGTCTACAAAttctcttgctttcttcttcaatcattATTCTCATCTTAGGGTTTCTTTTCATactcttaatttttattattattgtcgtAGTTTTAGTTCCACTTCTGCTAAAACTACCAATAGTGGTAGAGATATTGTGGAAAGCCCCAATCAATTCTTGAAATCTGTGAGAGATAGATGCAGATCTTGTAGCTTTTGGAATCTTGATGATGCCTTGGGCGTGTTTGATAGAATGCTTCACATGCACCCTTTGCCTTCCATTGTGGATTTTAATCAATTGCTGACTGCAATTACAAGAATGAAGCATCACTCAACCGTGATTTCTCTGTTTAAAGAAATGGAACAGTCAGGAATTGCTCCCGATGATTATACTTCGGGCATTTTGATTAATTGCTTCTGCCATTTGAACCGGGTGGATTTTGGCTTCTCTATCTTAGCAAGAATTTTGAAACTTGGTTTTGAACCAGACTCTATAATTCTAACTACTCTTGTCAAAGGGCTCTGTATTCAGGGTAAAATTGTTGAAGCTGTGAAATTGGttaacaaaatggagaagataaGCTTCAAACCTAATATAGTTACCTACGGAACAATAATGAATTGTTTGTGTAAAATAGGTAAGACAAATGAAGCTATTGGGTTGTTTAGAAAGATGGAAGAAAGAAATCTTGAACTTAATGTAGTGTTGTATAGCACAATCATTGATAGTTTATGTAAGGATAGATTGGTAACTAAAgctttgaaatttttctctgAAATGACAAATAGAGGAATTAAGCCAGACCTTTTCACTTACAATTCTTTAATTCAAGGCCTATGCAATTTCGGTCGGTGGAAGGAGGCAACTAAACTATGGAATGAGATGGTGGAAAGGAAAATCATGCCAAATGTGCTTACGTTCAACATATTGGTGGGCACACTTGGCAAAGAGGGGAAGTTGATAGAGGCTGAGGAAGTTTTTGATGTGATGATTCAGAGAGGCATAGAGCCTGATGTAGTCACGTACAATTCTTTGATTGACTCTTATTGTTTGCAAAATAGAATGGATGAAGCTTTGAATGCATTTAATATGGTGGTTGAGAAGGGTTGTTCCCCTACTGTTGTTAGTTATAACATATTAATCCACGGATAttgtaaaaatagaagaattgaTGAGGCAGTGAATCTCTTCCGTGAAATGACTAACAATGGCATGATTCCTAATGTTGTCACTTACAACACCCTTATTGGCGGGTTTTGCCGAGTTGGGAGACTTCAGAAGTCACTAGAGCTACTACATGAGATGCGAGGCTGTGGCCAACATCCCGATGTCCAAACTTATGCTATTTTGTTAGATGGTTTGTGTAAGAATCTATACTTTCCAGTGGCAATGGCATTGTTTCAAGAGATGGAAGACAAAAAGTTAGACCTTGATATTGTTATTTATAACGTCTTGATTAATGGTATGTGTAATGTTGGGAAACTTTCTACTGCAAGAGAACTCTTTAATACTCTTCCTACCAAAGGCTTTCAAGCTAATGTTCGGACTTATACTATAATGATCAAAGGGCTTTGCAAAGAGGGACTACTAAATGAAGCGAGGGAGctatttgagaaaatggaagaaaatggtTGTCAACCTAACCATATCACATATAACACAATCATCCAAGGCTTCTTGCAACATAATGAGACTTCATGGGTAGTGAAATATATCCAAATGATGGTTGACAAGGGTTTCCAGG